One window of Alteriqipengyuania lutimaris genomic DNA carries:
- a CDS encoding DUF427 domain-containing protein yields MKRPDPIPPGPGQESVWDYPRPAIAEPAHAHIVIEHRGVMVADTRRAVRVLETSHPPQYYIPPQDIAAGVLERAPGTSLCEWKGQARYWDVVAGGDRLEKVGWSYADPTVPFRILTNHVAFYPAPFERITLDGEAVEPQPGEFYGGWITSKVVGPFKGVPGSRFW; encoded by the coding sequence ATGAAGCGACCCGACCCGATACCGCCCGGCCCGGGGCAGGAAAGCGTGTGGGACTATCCGCGCCCCGCGATCGCCGAGCCTGCGCACGCGCATATCGTGATCGAGCATCGCGGCGTCATGGTGGCCGACACCCGGCGGGCGGTGCGCGTGCTCGAAACCAGCCATCCGCCGCAATATTATATTCCGCCGCAGGATATCGCAGCCGGCGTCCTCGAACGGGCGCCGGGCACGTCGCTGTGCGAATGGAAGGGGCAGGCGCGGTACTGGGATGTGGTGGCCGGCGGCGATCGGCTGGAAAAGGTCGGCTGGAGCTACGCCGACCCGACCGTGCCGTTTCGCATCCTGACCAATCATGTCGCGTTCTATCCCGCGCCGTTCGAGCGGATCACGCTCGACGGCGAGGCTGTCGAGCCCCAGCCCGGTGAGTTCTACGGCGGGTGGATCACCAGCAAGGTGGTCGGCCCGTTCAAGGGCGTGCCCGGCAGCCGCTTCTGGTGA
- a CDS encoding AraC family transcriptional regulator encodes MHYHHSFSEAAGDADTTLSRLFPFRAFIPVAESLDLDPYAILREAQISPDLLGKPDAWVSSESILRLLRETEVQSGCDNLGLKLFEDWSLADIGPLSLLLVHQENPRGIIDALRTHQNHASGMHQIGFEKDGQVATLRVGGRIGTDVRSAYESMVFAIYRMFKEIMRGSWQAETIYFLHSAPEDRSLHRRLFDCEVVFDAEFDGITMDAKYLDVPNPSAVPMLARYAEQLMTTVAPEISAISTAEKVRAAIHMHLSNANADVTTNGIARAIGMQSRQMQRVLREEGTTFGDILVDVRKELAIRYLTSSRHPIGQIASLLGYSNQSSFTRWFLSEFQQTPVSLRKGEKFKRAMQLQMF; translated from the coding sequence TTGCACTACCACCATTCCTTCAGCGAAGCAGCGGGCGATGCCGACACCACGTTAAGTCGGCTCTTCCCGTTCCGGGCGTTCATCCCGGTCGCCGAGTCGCTCGATCTGGACCCCTATGCGATCCTCAGGGAAGCGCAGATCTCGCCGGACCTGCTCGGCAAGCCCGACGCCTGGGTGTCGAGCGAATCGATCTTGCGCCTCCTGCGCGAGACCGAGGTGCAATCGGGCTGCGACAATCTCGGCCTGAAGCTATTCGAAGACTGGAGCCTTGCCGACATTGGCCCGCTCAGCCTGCTGCTGGTCCATCAGGAAAATCCGCGCGGGATCATCGACGCGCTCCGCACCCACCAGAATCACGCCTCCGGCATGCATCAGATCGGCTTCGAGAAGGACGGTCAGGTAGCAACCTTGCGCGTGGGAGGCCGCATCGGCACCGATGTCCGCTCTGCCTACGAGAGCATGGTGTTCGCCATCTATCGCATGTTCAAGGAGATCATGCGCGGAAGCTGGCAGGCCGAAACGATCTATTTTCTCCACTCAGCGCCCGAGGACAGAAGCCTCCACCGGCGGCTGTTCGACTGCGAGGTCGTGTTCGATGCCGAGTTCGACGGCATTACCATGGACGCGAAATATCTCGACGTACCCAACCCATCAGCGGTCCCCATGCTCGCGCGTTACGCAGAGCAGCTAATGACCACGGTGGCGCCCGAGATTTCCGCGATCTCGACCGCAGAGAAAGTGCGCGCAGCGATCCACATGCACCTTTCGAATGCAAATGCGGACGTCACGACCAACGGGATCGCAAGGGCAATCGGCATGCAATCGCGCCAGATGCAGCGGGTTCTGCGCGAAGAAGGCACCACCTTCGGCGATATCCTGGTCGATGTGCGCAAGGAGCTGGCGATCCGGTATCTGACCTCGTCACGCCACCCGATCGGCCAGATCGCGTCGCTCCTCGGCTATTCCAACCAGAGCTCTTTCACGCGCTGGTTCCTGTCCGAATTCCAGCAGACCCCGGTTTCGCTGCGCAAGGGCGAGAAATTCAAGCGCGCGATGCAACTGCAAATGTTCTGA
- a CDS encoding cation:proton antiporter: MDSPTFGFSSYHVLLAGCGLAIIVAYWLPRFFHGREPAASGLLIIGGLAVFGLLPGVPQALNPIDSPKVWELASEFAVIIALFGTGIRIDRIKGKGLWSPTVRMLAIAMPLCIIAVLFLGMFVGLTIAAAVLLAAVLAPTDPVLAADVQVGPPTEGGEHPVRFALTTEAGLNDGLAFPFVYLAIFIVAASGGMSGWIGEWAGFYVVYKILVGCLAGAAAGWLLGKVLFALPRRNPLADAGTGVIALAGVLVTYGLTELIEGYGFIAAFVMGIVLRRKEEEHAYHARLHSFSSALEHSVTAILLVLLGGAIPALMGYLDWRHAVLGVALIFIFRPLSGMLALWGTPMSIRQRGVVAFYGVRGIGSIYYLAYAGGQLELVDEGALWATVTFTILLSTIVHGFSAGSVVWAATHEGEDPEKRTSEG; this comes from the coding sequence ATGGATAGCCCCACCTTCGGTTTCAGTTCCTATCACGTATTGCTCGCCGGATGCGGCCTGGCGATTATCGTCGCCTACTGGCTGCCGCGCTTCTTCCACGGACGCGAACCGGCGGCGTCGGGCCTGCTGATTATCGGCGGCTTGGCGGTCTTCGGCCTCCTGCCAGGCGTGCCCCAGGCGCTCAACCCGATCGACAGTCCGAAGGTCTGGGAACTGGCGAGCGAGTTCGCGGTCATCATCGCGCTGTTCGGCACCGGCATCCGGATCGACCGGATCAAAGGCAAGGGCCTGTGGAGCCCGACCGTGCGGATGCTCGCCATCGCGATGCCGCTCTGCATCATCGCCGTGCTGTTCCTCGGGATGTTCGTGGGCCTCACTATTGCTGCTGCTGTGCTGCTCGCCGCGGTGCTCGCGCCGACCGACCCCGTGCTCGCCGCCGACGTGCAGGTCGGCCCCCCGACCGAGGGCGGCGAGCATCCGGTGCGGTTCGCGCTGACGACCGAGGCAGGCCTGAACGACGGCCTCGCGTTCCCCTTCGTCTATCTCGCAATCTTCATCGTCGCGGCGAGCGGCGGCATGTCGGGCTGGATCGGCGAGTGGGCCGGCTTCTACGTCGTCTACAAGATCCTGGTCGGCTGCCTTGCGGGGGCGGCGGCCGGCTGGCTGCTGGGCAAGGTCCTGTTCGCGCTGCCCCGCCGCAATCCGCTGGCCGATGCGGGCACCGGCGTGATCGCGCTGGCGGGCGTGCTGGTCACCTACGGCCTCACCGAACTGATCGAGGGCTATGGCTTCATCGCCGCCTTCGTCATGGGCATCGTGCTGCGCCGCAAGGAGGAGGAGCACGCCTACCACGCGCGGCTGCACAGTTTCTCCAGCGCGCTGGAGCACTCCGTCACCGCCATTCTGCTGGTGCTGCTGGGCGGGGCTATCCCAGCGCTGATGGGCTATCTCGACTGGCGCCACGCGGTGCTGGGGGTCGCGCTGATCTTCATCTTCCGCCCGCTGAGCGGAATGCTGGCGCTGTGGGGCACGCCGATGTCGATCCGGCAGCGCGGAGTGGTCGCCTTCTACGGCGTGCGCGGGATCGGCTCGATCTACTACCTCGCCTATGCGGGCGGACAGCTCGAACTCGTCGACGAAGGCGCGCTGTGGGCGACCGTCACCTTCACGATCCTGCTATCGACCATCGTGCACGGCTTCAGCGCGGGCAGTGTGGTCTGGGCCGCGACCCATGAAGGCGAGGATCCGGAAAAGCGCACCAGCGAAGGATGA
- a CDS encoding M20/M25/M40 family metallo-hydrolase, with translation MNITHLAPVALSLAIATPAAAQLGPGPCEGALACIANDALEGDSIAWDFVEGITTEVGPRQAGTEAEQRGRDWATAWLRDRGFANVADEPFRMDTWVHGGPATARVTAPFEQNLEIVPLGNSASTGEDGIEAEVVYFPSYADLAAAPDGALRGKIAFISHDMRPTQDGSGYGFAGPARWTGAGLAASKGAIATVIRSVGTENERTPHTGGTSFPDGVEATPAGALSNPDADNLERMFARAGDRPITMRLMMTPRLLGETTSGNVVGEIVGSDPSLPPVLLACHLDSWWNAPGAFDDGAGCGIAAAAALNVAKAGQPLRTIRVLFAGAEEVGLFGSSAYSEAHIDEPIGVGIESDFGADRIWRIDTNFTQSNPELYRELALAVARFGVAPSREEATGGADLNIVRDQEGALVDLQQDGTRYFGLHHTNNDTLDKIDPAQLRQNVAVWTQVVGILANTREDYKTGE, from the coding sequence ATGAACATCACGCACCTCGCGCCCGTCGCGCTCTCGCTCGCCATCGCAACCCCCGCCGCCGCGCAGCTCGGCCCCGGCCCGTGCGAAGGGGCGCTCGCCTGCATCGCGAACGACGCGCTCGAAGGCGACAGCATTGCGTGGGATTTCGTCGAGGGGATCACGACCGAGGTCGGCCCGCGTCAGGCGGGGACTGAGGCGGAACAGCGCGGGCGCGACTGGGCGACGGCGTGGCTGCGCGATCGCGGCTTCGCCAATGTGGCGGACGAGCCGTTCCGGATGGACACCTGGGTCCACGGCGGCCCCGCCACGGCCCGCGTGACCGCGCCGTTCGAACAGAACCTCGAAATCGTGCCGCTGGGCAACAGTGCGAGTACTGGTGAGGATGGAATCGAAGCCGAAGTCGTCTATTTCCCGAGCTATGCCGATCTCGCCGCCGCGCCCGATGGGGCCTTGCGCGGCAAGATCGCTTTCATCAGCCACGACATGCGGCCGACGCAGGATGGTTCGGGCTACGGCTTCGCTGGCCCTGCACGCTGGACCGGGGCGGGTCTCGCTGCCAGCAAGGGCGCGATCGCGACCGTGATCCGCTCTGTCGGGACCGAGAACGAACGCACGCCGCATACCGGCGGGACGAGCTTCCCAGATGGCGTGGAGGCCACGCCCGCGGGCGCGCTCTCCAACCCCGACGCGGACAATCTGGAGCGTATGTTTGCCCGCGCCGGCGACCGGCCGATCACCATGCGCCTGATGATGACGCCGCGCCTGCTGGGCGAGACGACCAGCGGCAACGTGGTGGGCGAGATCGTCGGGAGCGATCCCTCGCTGCCGCCGGTATTGCTCGCGTGCCATCTCGACAGCTGGTGGAATGCACCCGGCGCGTTCGACGATGGCGCGGGCTGCGGGATTGCGGCCGCCGCCGCGCTCAATGTCGCCAAGGCGGGCCAGCCGCTGCGCACCATCCGCGTGCTGTTCGCAGGGGCCGAGGAAGTCGGCCTGTTCGGAAGCAGCGCCTATAGCGAGGCGCATATCGACGAGCCGATCGGGGTCGGGATCGAAAGCGATTTCGGGGCCGACCGGATTTGGCGGATCGACACCAATTTCACTCAGAGCAACCCGGAGCTCTATCGCGAGCTCGCCTTGGCGGTGGCTCGGTTCGGCGTCGCTCCCTCGCGCGAAGAGGCGACCGGCGGTGCGGATCTAAACATCGTGCGCGATCAGGAAGGCGCGCTGGTCGACCTGCAGCAGGACGGCACGCGCTATTTCGGGCTGCACCACACCAACAACGATACGCTCGACAAGATCGACCCGGCGCAGCTGCGCCAGAACGTCGCGGTGTGGACGCAGGTCGTCGGGATCCTCGCCAACACGCGTGAGGATTACAAGACCGGCGAATAG
- a CDS encoding transglycosylase domain-containing protein: MAAFHRSADIPPIPSLASAHHAREEDLPRTRSWEDWATLALEKRAAKRKTSREAKSARDTGRFNSLLASETALSRNASAYDWSRFESEIVGDQAAAGNTKAAKKRRSDRGWFARTLVACLMGIVHLIGISTIFSVFLFICLAATAPLSRSLQPIVTPQMTLLAADGTPIAQSGSDYAEPVMVHDLPPHVIDAVLAIEDRRFYDHFGMDPKGVARAAWRNMSSGSTEGGSTITQQLAKFTYLTPERSLARKAHELLIAFWLETWLTKDEILERYLSNAYFGDNNYGLRSASRNYFGKQPEELSLSESAMLAGLLKAPSALAPTQHWDKSVARMNVVLEAMVQAGYIDADTVASVAPPRLAATSGTRLPSGTHFTDWALADYDKSALAQPRVTLVTTLDSRLQATAENLIAGADLGEAEAALVAMRRNGEVVAMVGGRDYSRSRFNRVTMAERQIGSTFKTFVYLAALENGVKPDDPISNRPIKTGDYRPQNHDDSYSDFLTVEKAFAQSSNVASVRLYRAVGGAKVQQVAHKLGLKADYDPELPSVALGTPSVSLMDLTAAYAGIAANRYPVEPTGFRRSPPDLWDRIVEPRKAFSKKTHRDIQRLLATSIEQGTGRGAKLPLKAYGKTGTTQGSRDSLFVGYASDLVVGVWVGHDDNRPNPGFSGGGVPARIWKDFMMEAHHLSGDRSTRPAARVAASAVAARIPDGRQMATRSLAQAAERPQIGR, from the coding sequence ATGGCTGCATTTCACCGCAGTGCGGATATTCCCCCGATACCTTCGCTCGCTTCTGCCCATCACGCGCGGGAAGAGGATCTGCCGCGCACCAGATCATGGGAAGACTGGGCGACACTTGCGCTCGAAAAGCGGGCGGCCAAGCGCAAGACGTCGCGCGAAGCCAAAAGTGCGCGCGACACTGGTCGGTTCAACAGCCTGCTCGCGAGTGAAACCGCGCTGTCGAGAAATGCGAGCGCTTACGACTGGAGCCGCTTCGAAAGCGAGATCGTCGGCGATCAGGCAGCCGCAGGCAACACGAAGGCCGCAAAGAAGCGCAGAAGCGATCGCGGATGGTTCGCCCGCACGCTGGTCGCCTGCCTCATGGGTATCGTCCATCTGATCGGCATTTCGACCATCTTTTCGGTCTTCCTGTTCATCTGCCTTGCCGCCACCGCTCCGCTTTCACGCTCGCTCCAGCCGATCGTGACGCCGCAGATGACGCTGCTGGCGGCCGACGGGACCCCGATCGCGCAGAGCGGATCGGACTATGCCGAACCCGTGATGGTCCACGACCTGCCGCCGCATGTGATCGACGCGGTCCTCGCGATCGAGGATCGCCGGTTCTACGATCACTTCGGAATGGACCCGAAGGGGGTGGCGCGCGCGGCGTGGAGAAACATGTCGAGCGGCTCGACCGAGGGTGGCAGCACGATCACCCAGCAGCTTGCCAAGTTCACCTATCTGACGCCCGAACGATCGCTGGCGCGCAAGGCGCACGAACTGCTGATCGCCTTCTGGCTGGAAACCTGGCTGACGAAGGACGAGATTCTCGAACGTTATCTGTCCAACGCCTATTTCGGCGACAACAACTACGGGCTGCGCTCGGCCAGCCGCAACTATTTCGGCAAGCAGCCCGAAGAGCTAAGCCTGTCGGAATCCGCCATGCTGGCGGGATTGCTCAAGGCGCCCTCGGCACTCGCGCCGACGCAGCATTGGGACAAGAGCGTCGCACGCATGAACGTGGTTCTTGAGGCGATGGTCCAGGCGGGCTATATCGATGCCGATACCGTTGCCTCGGTGGCACCGCCCAGGCTCGCCGCGACTTCCGGGACCCGGCTTCCGTCTGGTACGCATTTCACGGACTGGGCGCTGGCCGACTACGACAAGAGCGCGCTCGCCCAGCCGCGCGTCACGCTGGTCACGACGCTCGATTCGCGCTTGCAGGCCACGGCCGAAAACCTGATCGCCGGTGCCGACCTCGGCGAGGCCGAAGCCGCGCTGGTGGCCATGCGTCGCAATGGCGAGGTGGTCGCGATGGTCGGCGGGCGCGACTATTCGCGCAGCCGGTTCAATCGCGTCACCATGGCGGAACGCCAGATCGGCTCCACGTTCAAGACCTTCGTCTATCTCGCGGCGCTCGAAAACGGGGTGAAGCCGGACGATCCGATCAGCAATCGCCCGATCAAGACCGGCGACTATCGCCCGCAGAACCACGACGACAGCTATTCGGATTTCCTGACGGTCGAGAAAGCCTTCGCCCAGTCGAGCAACGTGGCCTCGGTGCGGCTCTATCGTGCGGTCGGGGGCGCGAAGGTGCAACAGGTGGCGCACAAGCTAGGTCTGAAGGCGGACTATGATCCGGAACTTCCCAGCGTGGCGCTGGGCACGCCGTCGGTATCGCTGATGGATCTGACCGCTGCCTATGCAGGCATCGCGGCCAACCGCTATCCCGTCGAGCCGACCGGCTTTCGGCGCTCGCCGCCCGATCTGTGGGATCGCATCGTCGAACCGCGCAAGGCTTTCTCGAAGAAAACCCACCGGGACATACAGCGTCTGCTCGCGACATCGATCGAACAGGGGACCGGACGCGGCGCAAAACTCCCGCTGAAGGCCTATGGCAAGACCGGGACGACGCAGGGGAGCCGCGACTCGCTTTTCGTGGGCTATGCCAGCGATCTGGTCGTCGGTGTGTGGGTTGGCCACGATGACAATCGTCCCAATCCCGGATTCAGCGGCGGCGGCGTGCCAGCGCGCATCTGGAAGGATTTCATGATGGAGGCGCACCACCTGTCCGGCGACAGGTCTACCCGTCCGGCAGCCAGAGTTGCGGCATCTGCCGTGGCGGCGCGGATTCCGGACGGGCGCCAGATGGCGACGAGATCCCTCGCGCAGGCAGCGGAGAGGCCGCAGATCGGCAGGTAG